The Magnolia sinica isolate HGM2019 chromosome 10, MsV1, whole genome shotgun sequence genome includes a window with the following:
- the LOC131257970 gene encoding uncharacterized protein LOC131257970, whose protein sequence is MYVTRPRSIYTKSPGAATEPPPEGPNSGYLTYMDEESEAERTCCWGTCRSDRVKSLPFPQNKILTVEYIQHPVQQKVTIVSNKALFIPVLDQPLSSNRYYVINADAKFKGKAHTCSREADVGTCCFSRRIIDKNPQDFDHRDVYQQVEIRSCRSGGYIAKSVAPDGFPPVFLRRKGWKIYTWTPVHRQLGEAHGANAALHMRLPEFDFPISSKRSASIVVGKWYCPFMFIKEAYSLKFQMERSMFYEMHLERLWEEIHTCENDGNEGNVVVVSATIRSESAKIFGVETVQEDAGVVDGMMWLRGPLTSMEERMSVGLNMGIVDRMKWEACKGGWIDGKERDVKVEKVEEFGGKREWRKFGCYVLVERFALKRMDGSSVLDYDFRHTHVVQSKWE, encoded by the exons atgtATGTGACACGGCCTCGTTCGATCTACACAAAATCTCCAGGAGCGGCCACTGAGCCACCGCCGGAAGGCCCGAATTCGGGTTATCTAACGTACATGGATGAAGAATCAGAGGCGGAGAGGACGTGTTGTTGGGGAACTTGTAGAAGTGATCGTGTTAAGAGCCTCCCGTTTCCTCAGAATAAGATCCTCACCGTCGAATACATACAACATCCCGTACAGCAGAAGGTTACTATTGTCTCCAACAAGGCCCTCTTCATTCCAGTTCTTGATCAGCCATTGTCTTCTAATCGGTACTATGTTATAAATGCAGATGCGAAATTCAAAGG GAAAGCACATACATGCTCGAGGGAGGCGGACGTGGGCACTTGCTGTTTCTCCAGACGCATCATAGACAAAAACCCACAAGATTTCGACCACAGAGATGTATATCAACAGGTAGAGATCCGCAGCTGCCGCAGTGGTGGCTACATTGCTAAGTCTGTAGCTCCAGATGGGTTCCCTCCAGTTTTCCTGAGGAGAAAAGGTTGGAAGATTTACACATGGACTCCTGTCCATCGCCAACTAGGCGAAGCTCATGGCGCCAACGCCGCTCTCCACATGCGCCTACCAGAATTCGACTTCCCGATCTCTTCTAAGCGCTCGGCGAGCATTGTTGTGGGGAAATGGTATTGTCCTTTCATGTTCATTAAGGAAGCATatagtttaaaatttcaaatggaGAGGTCTATGTTCTATGAAATGCACCTCGAGCGGTTATGGGAAGAGATTCATACATGTGAGAACGATGGGAACGAAGGAAATGTTGTTGTTGTGAGTGCGACAATACGAAGCGAGTCGGCAAAAATTTTCGGGGTAGAAACCGTGCAAGAGGATGCAGGTGTGGTTGATGGGATGATGTGGTTGCGTGGGCCGCTTACTAGCATGGAAGAGAGGATGAGTGTGGGATTGAATATGGGAATTGTGGATAGAATGAAATGGGAAGCTTGTAAAGGAGGTTGGATTGATGGGAAAGAAAGGGATGTGAAGGTAGAGAAGGTGGAGGAATTTGGAGGGAAGAGGGAATGGAGGAAGTTTGGTTGTTATGTGTTGGTGGAGAGGTTTGCTCTGAAAAGGATGGATGGGAGTTCAGTGCTTGATTATGATTTTAGGCACACCCATGTAGTTCAATCTAAATGGGAATGA